The Candidatus Eisenbacteria bacterium DNA segment GTTCGCATCGACCACGAGGCACGCCACGTCGGCGCGCTCCAATGCCTGCAGCGCGCGCATCGAGGCGTAGAACTCGGTGTCGTCCGCGAAGCGCGCCTGACGGCGAATGCCGGCGGTGTCGACCAGCACGAAGGGTCCGACGGGCGTGGCCCATGGCGCGTCGATGGGATCCATCGTCGTCCCGGGTTTTGGCTCCACGATCACCCGGTCTTCTCGCAACAGCGCGTTCACCAGCGATGACTTGCCGACGTTGGGCCTGCCGATGATGGCGACGCGCGGCGCTTTGTCTTCGGGTGGCGCGGGTCGCTTGGGCACGAGCGACAGCACCGCATCGAGCAGATCGCCGATTCCGGTGCCGTTCTCGGCCGAGATCGCCATCGGCTCGCCGAGACCGAGACGGAAGAACTCCTGAGCCATCGGGGCGTCGGGACGATCGACCTTGTTGACGGCCACCAGGCACGGCACCGATCGCTTGCGCAGGTTCTGGGCGATGGCGGAGTCCAGGTCGGTGACGCCGGTGCGGCCGTCGGTGAGGAAGATCACCGCGTCCGCCAGGTCGATGGCCTGCTCGGCCTGTCTCCTCACCACCGCGTCGCGCGCCTCCGCGGACCCCGGCAGGAAGCCGCCGGTATCGACCAGCACGAACGTGCGCCCCGCCCAATCGGTGCGTGCGGCGTTTCGGTCGCGGGTGATGCCGGGCCGGTCGTGCACGACCGCGCGCCGGGTCCCGAGGACGCGGTTGAAGAAGGTGGACTTGCCGACGTTGGGACGCCCGATGATGGCGATGACGGGGGCGCCGGCGGCTGTCGGAATCGACCTCACGACGATGGGGACACGCTCCGTCCTGCGAGTGCCGAGCACGCGAAAGGCGCGCCGAACGGGCTTCGCGCCCGCTCGGGCAGCGCCGGATCGAGAACGAGATGGAGCGGGCAACGGGGTTCGAACCCGCGACCTCAAGCTTGGGAAGCTCGCGCTCTACCAACTGAGCTATGCCCGCACCAGAGCGTCACTTCGAATCGAGTTGAAAGGTAAAGCCCGAGCCACCGAGTGTCAACGCGTGGGGTTTCAGGCCTCCAGGGTTTCGCGAATCCGCGCGCGCAGCGCCCGTGCATCGACCGGCGCCTGGAGCCGGATGGCGCGGACCTGGTGCCGAAACCACGTGCGCTGACGCTTCGCGAGCTGCGCCGTGCGCAGGTTGGTCCGCTGCTCCGCTTCGGCCAGCGTGAGCTTGCCTTCGAGGAGCGCGAGCGCCTCGTCGTATCCGATCGCGCGCAGCGACCGCAACACCTCCTCGCGGCCCGCGGCGCGCAGCCCCTGGGTCTCCTCGACCAGTCCGTGAGCGAACATCCAGCGGGTGCGCTCGGCGATGTGGCTTCGCAGCCGAGCCGGATCCTCGACCACCTCGACGATCACCCACGTCTCCTCGCTCGCGGCAGGCGGAGCCTGCCGGCGCCACCATGAGATGGGCCGCCCGCTGCTCTCCACCACTTCGAGCGCGCGGGCGATCCGCTGGCGGTCGCGCGGCGCGAGCCGCCCCGCCGTTTCGGGATCGAGCTCGGCGAGTCGCCGGTGCATCGGCTCGGGACCTTCGGCCTCCATCGCCTGGCGAACGCGGATGCGCGTCGCTGCGTCGTGAGGTGGCTCTCCCGCGAGGCCTTCGGTGGCGGCCCGCAGATAGAGACCCGACCCTCCCACCAGCATCGGCACGCGGCCGCTTCCGCGGATCCGGTCGCGCGCCTCCTGTGCGGCGCGCCCGAACCATCCAGCGCTTCCGCGCTGCCCGATCTCGAGCGCGTCGAAGAGATGGTGCGGCCTCGCGGCCCGTTCCTCGCGGCTGGGCTTTCCGGTTCCGATGTCGAGCTCTCGAAACACCTGGCGCGAGTCGCAGCACACCACTTCGGCGCCGAGATCGGCGGCGATCGCCTCGGCGAGCGCGGTCTTGCCGGTCGCGGTCACCCCGACCAGGGCGATCGCGCGCGGGGCGCCCACGCGCTAGCTGCGCCCGAATCGGCGGTGGAGGTCGTCGAGCTCGAGCCTCACGTAGGTGGGGCGCCCGTGGGGATCGCCGTGGGGTTTGCGGGTCGCGAACAGCCGGTCGACGAGGGTTCGCATCTCGCCGAGCGTGAGCGGCATTCCGGCCTTCACCGCAGCGTGGCACGCATACGAGCGGGCCAGCCGCTCCGCGACGTCCACGCGGTCGCCGTCAGAGCCGTCGCGCGCGACGTCATCGAGGATGTCGCGCAGCACGTCGCCCGGCCGCTCGCGCTGGAGTCCCGCGGGGATGCCTTGGATGACCACCGTGGGTGGCCCCAGCAGGGACAGATCCCAGCCGAGGTGCTCGAGCGACGGACCGATCTCGAGCAGCAGCTCGAAGCGGTCGTGCTCGAGGTCGACCAGCGCCGGAAAGAGCAGCTGCTGCGCCTCGCCTTGCCGGCTCTGGAGGCGGTCACACGCTTCTTCGTAAAGGATCCGCTCGTGCGCGGCGTGCTGATCCACGATCACCAGGCCGCCGCGAACGGGCGCGAGCACGTACGTGCGATGGAGCTGCCATAGCTCGGGCTCTCCCACCGACTCCGAGGGCGCGGCGGCGGTCGGCGCCACGGCCGCGGGTGTTCCCGGGCCCGGCTCGAGGCCGAGGGAGGTCTGTTCCTTCGGGGACTCGGCCACGCGTCCCGCCCACCTCGGCTCGGGCGCGTTGCCATAGACCACGGTGAACGGAGGATGCAGATGGGCCAGGTGCTGGGCGCACGGTCCAGCGACGAGCGCGAACACGGCGTCATCGTCGGCGAAGCGAACTTCGCGCTTGGTGGGATGCACGTTCACGTCGAGCCGATCGGGGGGCACCGAGATCCACAGCGCTGCGACCGGGAAGCGTCCGGGCGGGAGAAGATCTCCATAGGCCTGCCGCAGCGCATGGCCGACCAGCGGGCTCTGGATCCAGCGCCGGTTGACGAACACCATCTGTCCTTCTCGCGTCGCGCGGGCATGCTCGGGCAGCCCGAGCAACGCCTGGAGCGCAAAGCCGGAGCGCTCGGCCGTGAACGCCAGTCGCTGCTCGGCATGCCGCGCTCCCCACAAGGAAGCGGCGCGTTCCCGTGCCCCGGCAATGCCTTCCTGGCGCGCGGCCGGCCAGTCGAAGCGTTGCCGATCGCCGACCACGAGCCGGAACGACACTTGAGGATGAGCGAGGCCCAGCGCCTCGATGAGCCGCAGCGCGGCCCTCAGCTCGCCGGTGGACGAGCTCAGGAATTTCCGGCGCGCGGGCGTGTTGTGAAAGAGGTCGGAGACCTCCACCGTCGTGCCGGGCGCCCGTGACGCGGCGCCGCGCGAGGTCACCGTTCCGCCGTCCACGGCGATGAAAGCGGCGCCTTCGGTGTCGGGGCGTCGCGAGGTGATCCGCATGCGGCTCACGGCGGCGATGCTGGGCAGCGCTTCCCCGCGGAAGCCGAGCGAGGTCAGGCGATCGAGGTCTTCGAGGGCTCCGATCTTGCTGGTCGCGTGGCGCTCCAGCGCGAGCTCGAGCTCGTCCGCCGCGATCCCGCAGCCGTCATCGGCGACCTGGAAGGCACGATCCAGGCTGCCGTCGACGCGCACCTCGATGCGCCCCGCCCCGGCGTCGATCGCGTTCTCGAGGATCTCCTTGAGGGCGGACAAAGGGCGTTCGATGACTTCGCCGGCGGCGATCCGTGACGCGGTCTCGGGTGCGAGCCGTCGAATCGATGCAGTGTCGGTCGGTGGCATGCGGAGCCGCAGCATGACAGGCCGCGATGGGCTCATCAAGAGCCGGGGTCCCGCCGGCGCTCGACTCGGGCTTCTGCGCGAACTCGCACTGGTTCTTGGTGGCGGGCTGGAGGCACGAGGCACACACTGGCGCCGCGATCATCGAAGAGCCCGTAGAAACGATCCGAGTTCGCGCGGGAGCCCGAGTGGAACGACTCCTCGTCTACTCCTCGTCCTCTTCGAGCCAGGTCTTCGCCTGCTTCGAGAAGGCGTCGAGGTCTTCGGCGCGACGGATCTCGACTCGCTCCTCGCGCATGCCCGGGACGGGGCGGTCGAGGCCCAGCTCGAGCCACACCGTCTCCCACAGAGAGGCGATGCGCTTCTGCACGCGTGGGAATTCTTCGCGCGGCGTGGTGGTGAGGAGCAGCACGCAACGCGGTCGCGGACGGCAGAGGGAATCGGTGCCGCGCACCTGCTTGGGAAGATGCTCGAGGAGCCGAGTGACGGCTTCGTCGGACGAGGGAAAGTCCAGCCGATGCAGCGAGAACCGCAGCCCGTCGTGGTTGTGGCGCTCGACCGCCAGGTCCACCGCGGTGCGGAAGTCCTGGAGGTCCAGCACGCCCGAGGTCTTGGCCGGAACCATCGGAAAAGCGGGTGCGGCTTTCTGCCGGTCCGCATGATCCCAGGTGTCGCGCAGCTCCTCGACCATCCGCTGCCAGCGCGACCAACCCTCGGCCGGCGAGATGCCCGCGGCCGCGAGCACCCCACGATGCGTCGCCGTGCGGAACGGCCAGGCGCCCCAGGCCACGCCCTCGGGCGGACCTCCGAGGCTCGCGACGACCTGCGGGGTCCCACGCTCCCGCGCCAGCTCGACCAGCCCGCGCAGCAAGGCGTCCGACGGACCGATCTCGACCACGGTCTCCGACGCCTCGGCTCCCGCGACATGCAGCTCGGCGCGTCCCGCGCCGGTGTCGCTCATGAGGAGCTGCAGGGCGTTCTCGAGACCCCGCCGATCGTCGATGCTCGGGAAGTCGTCGAGACTTCCGATCACGAAGC contains these protein-coding regions:
- the der gene encoding ribosome biogenesis GTPase Der — encoded protein: MRSIPTAAGAPVIAIIGRPNVGKSTFFNRVLGTRRAVVHDRPGITRDRNAARTDWAGRTFVLVDTGGFLPGSAEARDAVVRRQAEQAIDLADAVIFLTDGRTGVTDLDSAIAQNLRKRSVPCLVAVNKVDRPDAPMAQEFFRLGLGEPMAISAENGTGIGDLLDAVLSLVPKRPAPPEDKAPRVAIIGRPNVGKSSLVNALLREDRVIVEPKPGTTMDPIDAPWATPVGPFVLVDTAGIRRQARFADDTEFYASMRALQALERADVACLVVDANEGFQAQDARLVQEAFDAGCAVLLVYNKWDLIEGRETRWKSLSEERSEQYPSLADLPALPISATKGTNLHRLPVQLLGLHEQTTRRIPTSQLNQFLTSVQRERQVPSNRLGREPRLYYMKQTGKRPPEFTVFVNAPDRLNASYRRFLWSRLTERFEFRGVPVRLRFRRSQ
- the miaA gene encoding tRNA (adenosine(37)-N6)-dimethylallyltransferase MiaA; the protein is MGAPRAIALVGVTATGKTALAEAIAADLGAEVVCCDSRQVFRELDIGTGKPSREERAARPHHLFDALEIGQRGSAGWFGRAAQEARDRIRGSGRVPMLVGGSGLYLRAATEGLAGEPPHDAATRIRVRQAMEAEGPEPMHRRLAELDPETAGRLAPRDRQRIARALEVVESSGRPISWWRRQAPPAASEETWVIVEVVEDPARLRSHIAERTRWMFAHGLVEETQGLRAAGREEVLRSLRAIGYDEALALLEGKLTLAEAEQRTNLRTAQLAKRQRTWFRHQVRAIRLQAPVDARALRARIRETLEA
- the mutL gene encoding DNA mismatch repair endonuclease MutL, which produces MLRLRMPPTDTASIRRLAPETASRIAAGEVIERPLSALKEILENAIDAGAGRIEVRVDGSLDRAFQVADDGCGIAADELELALERHATSKIGALEDLDRLTSLGFRGEALPSIAAVSRMRITSRRPDTEGAAFIAVDGGTVTSRGAASRAPGTTVEVSDLFHNTPARRKFLSSSTGELRAALRLIEALGLAHPQVSFRLVVGDRQRFDWPAARQEGIAGARERAASLWGARHAEQRLAFTAERSGFALQALLGLPEHARATREGQMVFVNRRWIQSPLVGHALRQAYGDLLPPGRFPVAALWISVPPDRLDVNVHPTKREVRFADDDAVFALVAGPCAQHLAHLHPPFTVVYGNAPEPRWAGRVAESPKEQTSLGLEPGPGTPAAVAPTAAAPSESVGEPELWQLHRTYVLAPVRGGLVIVDQHAAHERILYEEACDRLQSRQGEAQQLLFPALVDLEHDRFELLLEIGPSLEHLGWDLSLLGPPTVVIQGIPAGLQRERPGDVLRDILDDVARDGSDGDRVDVAERLARSYACHAAVKAGMPLTLGEMRTLVDRLFATRKPHGDPHGRPTYVRLELDDLHRRFGRS